In Planococcus versutus, the DNA window TGGCAGTTCCTGCGACCACTTCACAGTCAGGATAATATTCGTTAATGGTTTCTGCTAGACTGGCAGCAATGTCTTTGCGTACTTTTGGGTAAGACATTGTCAATCGGTTATCACAGTAAATCGGTGACTTAACGCCTGACGCCCAAGTAAAGGGATCTTGCGGACGCAATTCGACTGCGCCAATAGATAGTAAATGATTTGCTACTTTTAACTTCATTGGTGTCCACTCCATTCTGTTGCAATCTGGCTGTAACTTTCTGATGGGTTGTCAGCTTTTGTAATGGCTCGACCGACCACAATATGACTAGAACCTTTTTCACGCGCTTGCGCTGGAGTCGCGATGCGTTTTTGATCGTCTGCTGACACTGCGGCAGGTCGAATGCCTGGTGTAACACGTAAAAATTCTTGACCACAAGCATCTCTTATAGCTTGTGCTTCTAGTACGGAACAAACGACACCGTCTAATCCTGCTTGCATGGCACGTTTTGCGTAATGCAATACAGATTCTTCCAGGCTAACATAAATCCATTGATCTTCGTGCATCTGTTTTTCACTAGTCGAAGTCAATTGTGTCACAGCAATCAGTTTTGTATCACTATCCGCTAGTCCGCGTTTAGCTGCTTTCATCATCTCAAGTCCTCCTGCAGCATGAACATTGACCATGTCCACCCCAAGTTTAGACAAGCCCCGCATAGCAGATTCGACAGTATTTGGAATATCGTGCAGCTTCAAGTCCAAGAAAATTTCATGACCGAGCGATTTGATGTAACGGATGAGCTCCGGTCCTTCTTGGTAATAAAGCT includes these proteins:
- the pyrF gene encoding orotidine-5'-phosphate decarboxylase yields the protein MNKPIIALDFASKQQVEEFLAQFSEPLFVKVGMELYYQEGPELIRYIKSLGHEIFLDLKLHDIPNTVESAMRGLSKLGVDMVNVHAAGGLEMMKAAKRGLADSDTKLIAVTQLTSTSEKQMHEDQWIYVSLEESVLHYAKRAMQAGLDGVVCSVLEAQAIRDACGQEFLRVTPGIRPAAVSADDQKRIATPAQAREKGSSHIVVGRAITKADNPSESYSQIATEWSGHQ